In Macaca thibetana thibetana isolate TM-01 chromosome Y, ASM2454274v1, whole genome shotgun sequence, one genomic interval encodes:
- the LOC126947142 gene encoding P2Y purinoceptor 8 has product MHVPNSTGPDNATLQMLRNPTIAVALPVVYSLVALVSIPGNLFSLWVLCRRIGPKSPSVIFMINLSVTDLMLASVLPFQIYYHCNRNHWVFGVLLCNVVTVAFYANMYSSILTMTCISVERFLGVLYPLSSTRWRRRRYAVAACAGTWLLLLAALSPLARTDLTYPVHALGIVTCFDVLKWTMLPSVAMWAVFLFTIFILLFLIPFVVTVACYTATILKLLRTEEAHGREQRRRAVGLAVVVLLAFVTCFAPNNFVLLAHIVGRLFYGKSYYHVYKLTLCLSCLNNCLDPFVYYFASREFQLRLREYLGCRQVPGDPLDTRRESLFSARTTSVRSEAGAHPEGLEGAPRPGLMRQESEF; this is encoded by the coding sequence ATGCACGTCCCAAACAGCACCGGCCCGGACAACGCGACGCTGCAGATGCTCCGGAACCCGACGATCGCGGTGGCCCTGCCGGTGGTGTACTCGCTGGTGGCGCTGGTCAGCATCCCGGGGAACCTGTTCTCCCTGTGGGTCCTGTGCCGGCGCATCGGGCCCAAATCCCCGTCGGTCATCTTCATGATCAACCTGAGCGTCACGGACCTGATGCTGGCCAGCGTGCTGCCGTTCCAGATCTACTACCACTGCAATCGCAACCACTGGGTGTTCGGCGTGCTGCTGTGCAACGTGGTCACCGTGGCCTTTTACGCAAACATGTACTCCAGCATCCTCACCATGACGTGCATCAGCGTGGAGCGCTTCCTGGGGGTCCTGTACCCGCTCAGCTCCACGCGCTGGCGCCGTCGTCGTTACGCGGTGGCCGCGTGCGCCGGGACCTGGCTGTTGCTCCTGGCCGCCCTGTCCCCGCTGGCGCGCACCGACCTCACCTACCCGGTGCACGCCCTGGGCATCGTCACCTGCTTCGATGTCCTCAAGTGGACGATGCTCCCCAGCGTGGCCATGTGGGCCGTGTTCCTCTTCACCATCTTCATCCTGCTGTTCCTCATCCCCTTCGTGGTCACCGTGGCCTGTTACACGGCCACCATCCTCAAGCTGTTACGCACGGAGGAGGCGCACGGCCGGGAGCAGCGGAGGCGCGCGGTGGGCCTGGCCGTGGTGGTCCTGCTGGCCTTTGTCACCTGCTTCGCCCCCAACAACTTCGTGCTCCTGGCGCACATCGTGGGTCGCCTGTTCTACGGCAAGAGTTACTACCACGTCTACAAGCTCACGCTGTGTCTCAGCTGCCTCAACAACTGTCTGGACCCGTTTGTGTATTACTTTGCCTCCCGGGAATTCCAGCTGCGCCTGCGGGAATATCTGGGCTGCCGTCAGGTGCCCGGAGACCCCCTGGACACGCGCCGCGAGAGCCTCTTCTCCGCCAGGACCACGTCCGTGCGCTCCGAGGCCGGTGCGCACCCCGAAGGGCTGGAGGGAGCCCCCAGGCCCGGCCTCATGAGGCAGGAGAGCGAGTTCTGA